The Chlamydiales bacterium DNA window TTCTTAAAAAGTAGCGATATTTATCACGATCTTTTGCTGTATTTATTTCCTCATCAAAATATTCTTTTACAAGGTGTTCTAATGGAGTTTGATTGTTCTGAATATCTGTTTTGTCTATTGGAAGCACTCGTAATACACCGCCTTCATGTTTAAGCTCTTTTACTACGTCCAAAGGCTCATATTTCCATTTTGATATCATATCCTCACTTGCTTTAATTAAAAGCTCATCTGGAAGAGCATAATATAACCAATCAACAAGAAGCTTAATCTGAGCTTCGTTAAGAACGGGAATCTGGTCTCCCAGCTGCTTTTCAGGTATCACTTCTCCCCAAGGAGCCATGGGAGTTCCTTTAACACCATGAATAATAGAATAAAGAGCTCTCTCTTTCGTCAAATTCAATAAAAAAGTTGTGTTCCTTAGATTTTTAGGTATTGTGTAAAGCATTTCTGAAACAGGACCATTTCCTCGTCTACTACTCCCATGACATTGTGAACAGTAAATCTCATAGGCTTGAGCTGGATCAAAACCCTCTACTTCCCACACTTCTCTTGCGATATCTCGATTCTTTTTTCCAAGAATATGAAGCATATTCATCAAACTATAAAATTTACTCTCATCAAAGGGCATAACAGGCATAAATGAGCGAGGCACATAATCTGCAGGATTTAAAAAATGTCCTAAAAGCCATTCATTATCCCTGTAAACACCCGACCAATTCAAGGCAGGCGCCACATCCCTTCCAAAACCATACGTCTGGATGTACATAATGAGTACATTATGCACCCTATTTTTCCATGCATTGAGAGCATCTCTTGCTTTTTCACCAGTAGATTTACTATAAAAATCGTTTTTTGCTCTCATGGCGTACTGAAAATTAGAATAAAATGTCTCAATAAGTTTTGGATGATTTTGCTGCAATGTCTCTAATAGAGTTCCATTTTTTGTATTCTTTACAAGCCTTCTATCAATCTCATTTTCATACTTTTCTATAGTTTCAACAAGTTGGTAACCTGTTATTTGTTCTGGAAAAAGATTTCTAAACCACTTCCATTCACTAATTTGCTCCTGTTTTTTCTCATTACTAAAACTTATATCTCCCTCAAACCCTTGCAACTTATGACAACTTGCACACCCTTCTGTTGCAAACACTGTCATAGCATAATTTAAATCTAAAACATCCAATGGAGAAACTGCGCTTTCCCAAGAAAATTTTTCTCCAACTTCCCAATCTTTTAAAGAAACTTGCTGATCTACTGTCGAGATCGCTTTGCTAGGAAGCCCTTTTTGTGCAAGCAGAAATGACATCAAGTCCTGAACATCTTCTTGATCTAATCTAAAGGTAGGCATTGTAGAAGACTTTAGTTTACCTTGTGGCCATAATATAGATTGCTTAATGTACCATGGCTCTTTAAGACCCACGCTTGTAAGATCGGGGCCTAGATTACCATTAGAATACCCTGCAATCCTATGACACGCATAACAGCCTTGATTAATAAAAAGCTCCTTTCCTCTTTTGTAATTATTAAGCATTAAATCTACATAAGAAGACATTCCCTTTATAACCTTTGGATCTGATGCTAAAAAAGATAAACTTTCACTTATCTGCTCATAATCATCTATGGTTGATACATACTCCTTAGCCAAATATTCTTTTCCAAAGAGAGAGCGTTTAGTTATTTTTCCTTGATGAATCTTTAAAAATTCTTCGACATAACTATTTAAATCATTTTTTCCAACAGATCCTTTTTCAAACTCTCTTGCAAGATCACTTGATCCAAGAATATCCATAATCTCAAAATGCATTTTTCTTATCATATAAAAAGCATGCTTATCATCTTTAATGCCTCCCTTGTCAAGAGCTGCATGAAAGGCCTTTAAATAGTGAAGCTGTGCTTTTAGGTGATTTACTTCTTCAGAAGTGATCTCTCGATCTTCACTTGCTTTTTGAATTTTTTTTATCGTTGCACCACAACCATTTATTTTTAAACTTATCATCAATTTTAAGAGGGCTGCAAGCGTTTCCCTATCGGAAACGATCCCTTTTTTAATACTTGATAATTGGTTTTTTTTGCGATTTAATGGAGCGTTAACAGTGTCTACCATATGATTCAAAACTGATTCACTAGACTGATGACAATCCACACACTTTGACTGCATCAAAGCACCTACTAAAATAGGCTTTTGCTGAAAGAAAAATTCAGCTTCCGGCTTTGCGTTATAAACAAATGAAAATGAAGGATCATTTTTAGGATCTTTTTCAAGAAATGGAGGTTCCTTAAAACCTTTTTCTGGAACATATTTTCCATCAAAAACAGATCCATGTGCCTCTTTTATAAAAAGACTTGCTCCATTTCCTGAGTGGCAGCTACAGCAACCATACTCATCGATAGGGTGTAATTCAAAAGGCTTTGTTTCTGCTCCAAGAAGAGGATGCATAGCAAGCACTTTCTTCATATCCACCTTATGACCATCTACATCCATCGTAAGAAGAGCTTCAAGCTCTCTTGCCCTACTGAAATCTTTTTTTTCTTTTAAAGATTGAATATCCTTTTCGAGGCGCAACCAAACATAATCAAGATTAGATACCTTTACAGGAACTCCTAAGTCATCTAAAACCATCTCTCCATTGATATCATAGACAATTCTTGTAGGAGAAAAATAAGAAAGCTTAACAGCTATATGGCAAGAGACACATCGATCAACAGAATCATTACAACCACTTGGTGCTGGTATAACAACTTGTTTAACTCCTTGCTTAAATAAAGGAGATTTTTCTTTTGAATAGGTCGATCTAAATTCTTCTAAAGAAATATAAGCGTCTTGATAAAGTTTATATTCAGGAAAAATTTCTTGATAGATAAAATAACCCG harbors:
- a CDS encoding c-type cytochrome; this encodes MQRKRYQIVIVAMLVVVLILAGYFIYQEIFPEYKLYQDAYISLEEFRSTYSKEKSPLFKQGVKQVVIPAPSGCNDSVDRCVSCHIAVKLSYFSPTRIVYDINGEMVLDDLGVPVKVSNLDYVWLRLEKDIQSLKEKKDFSRARELEALLTMDVDGHKVDMKKVLAMHPLLGAETKPFELHPIDEYGCCSCHSGNGASLFIKEAHGSVFDGKYVPEKGFKEPPFLEKDPKNDPSFSFVYNAKPEAEFFFQQKPILVGALMQSKCVDCHQSSESVLNHMVDTVNAPLNRKKNQLSSIKKGIVSDRETLAALLKLMISLKINGCGATIKKIQKASEDREITSEEVNHLKAQLHYLKAFHAALDKGGIKDDKHAFYMIRKMHFEIMDILGSSDLAREFEKGSVGKNDLNSYVEEFLKIHQGKITKRSLFGKEYLAKEYVSTIDDYEQISESLSFLASDPKVIKGMSSYVDLMLNNYKRGKELFINQGCYACHRIAGYSNGNLGPDLTSVGLKEPWYIKQSILWPQGKLKSSTMPTFRLDQEDVQDLMSFLLAQKGLPSKAISTVDQQVSLKDWEVGEKFSWESAVSPLDVLDLNYAMTVFATEGCASCHKLQGFEGDISFSNEKKQEQISEWKWFRNLFPEQITGYQLVETIEKYENEIDRRLVKNTKNGTLLETLQQNHPKLIETFYSNFQYAMRAKNDFYSKSTGEKARDALNAWKNRVHNVLIMYIQTYGFGRDVAPALNWSGVYRDNEWLLGHFLNPADYVPRSFMPVMPFDESKFYSLMNMLHILGKKNRDIAREVWEVEGFDPAQAYEIYCSQCHGSSRRGNGPVSEMLYTIPKNLRNTTFLLNLTKERALYSIIHGVKGTPMAPWGEVIPEKQLGDQIPVLNEAQIKLLVDWLYYALPDELLIKASEDMISKWKYEPLDVVKELKHEGGVLRVLPIDKTDIQNNQTPLEHLVKEYFDEEINTAKDRDKYRYFLRKKFYTQENIKKGQQLFVENCASCHGSEATGMGARSSYMTDAKPRMLTNLAWLHSRDDLYLLRAIKFGVPGTSMTPWGDQTSVEQRMQMVIFIRSLSEEKNFRDSLATLLYNAFTTSKILLQSVRAPEYVFLDGAKEKYDKAFANQFVLFKGVQEGTSTPEQAGNAYANELSLRNRFRQLQALDQLLVDLDKEINVESNIYTSLGTSLIDKKLDAVILQAFFDILSVHDALFVVRDDKLICLDDDALEQDLSDKLLFFWRKVTYLEKAYAEKIAEYKALPVSIETSEEIQKIQEDVSTLSDIKLNVVEKSVLAKKSRKKQCDIYAVYIKEEAQVLYDK